A window of Ictidomys tridecemlineatus isolate mIctTri1 chromosome 15, mIctTri1.hap1, whole genome shotgun sequence contains these coding sequences:
- the Ndufa3 gene encoding NADH dehydrogenase [ubiquinone] 1 alpha subcomplex subunit 3 gives MAQKLAAFLKNAWAKEPVLVVSFAIGSLAVILPPLSPYTKYAIMINKATPYNYPVPVRDDGNMPDVPSHPQDPQGPSLEWLKKL, from the exons ATGGCTCAGA AACTCGCCGCCTTTCTGAAGAATGCCTGGGCCAAGGAGCCGGTGCTGGTGGTGTCCTTCGCCATTGGAAGTCTCG CTGTGATTCTGCCCCCACTCAGCCCCTACACCAAGTATGCCATCATGATCAACAAGGCCACACCCTACAACTACCCAG TGCCCGTCCGAGATGATGGGAACATGCCTGACGTGCCCAGCcacccccaggacccccagggcCCCAGCTTGGAGTGGCTGAAGAAACTGTGA